A stretch of the Lusitaniella coriacea LEGE 07157 genome encodes the following:
- a CDS encoding XisI protein encodes MENLNYQEAIETILSSFSEMVTREGEEVEIICDRAQGHYLVMVVGWHEQMRVYGSLVHLDLKDRKIWIQQDKTEPGIAKELVELGIPKSDIVLAFKSTFLRNFTEYAVG; translated from the coding sequence ATGGAGAACCTAAATTATCAAGAGGCGATTGAAACAATTCTGAGTAGCTTCTCGGAAATGGTGACGCGGGAAGGAGAAGAAGTAGAAATAATTTGCGATCGCGCTCAGGGTCACTACTTAGTGATGGTTGTGGGTTGGCACGAGCAAATGAGAGTCTATGGGAGCTTGGTTCATCTCGATCTCAAAGATCGTAAAATTTGGATTCAGCAAGATAAAACTGAGCCGGGAATTGCGAAAGAATTAGTAGAACTGGGAATTCCTAAAAGTGATATTGTTCTAGCGTTTAAGTCTACTTTTCTGAGAAATTTTACTGAATATGCGGTGGGTTA
- a CDS encoding element excision factor XisH family protein, whose product MPAKDLFHDAVKIALQKDGWIVLRENFRVQVDEEGLALFVDLAAQKLISAEKNGRKIAVEVKNFQEESNIYQFHAALGQYLNYRSGLREVMPDYTMYLAIPLEIHREFFQLKFIQKRIEEHDLKLLVFRPDTEEIVLWRT is encoded by the coding sequence ATGCCTGCCAAAGATCTATTTCACGATGCCGTCAAAATTGCCTTACAGAAAGATGGATGGATCGTTTTGCGGGAAAATTTTCGGGTTCAAGTTGATGAAGAAGGTCTAGCCTTGTTTGTCGATTTAGCAGCACAAAAATTGATTAGTGCCGAAAAAAACGGTCGAAAAATCGCTGTAGAAGTCAAGAATTTTCAAGAAGAGTCGAACATCTATCAATTTCATGCGGCTTTGGGTCAATATCTCAACTATCGTTCGGGCTTAAGAGAGGTGATGCCCGATTATACGATGTATCTCGCAATTCCGTTAGAAATTCATCGTGAGTTTTTTCAATTAAAATTTATTCAAAAAAGAATTGAAGAACATGACTTAAAGCTTTTAGTTTTTCGACCCGATACAGAGGAAATTGTGTTATGGAGAACCTAA